From Primulina tabacum isolate GXHZ01 chromosome 2, ASM2559414v2, whole genome shotgun sequence, one genomic window encodes:
- the LOC142522727 gene encoding cytochrome P450 94A2-like — translation MESLNFSVSLALSILLPLLFLAFTIFKNSKPTSSKLPRSYPIFGSFFTFLKNKERFVQWTSDLVLATPNLTYTIQRGFGRKVVITANAANVQHILKSNFQNYNKGPFLRSTLRDLLGDGIFNADGESWKFQRQVSSHEFNTKSLRKFVENVVDSELSDRLIPILKKAASERTVLDFQDILQRFAFDNICKIAFGYDPKYLLPSLPEAEFAVAFENAVRHSRKRFNSFVPLQWKIKRALNIGSEKQLKIAVKQVRDFAKELIRGKKPELQAEKSLESVDLLSRFLSSGHSDENFVVDIVISFILAGRDTTSAALTWFFWLLSNHPEVENQILKEIEEKAEEPSYEEVKDMIYTHAALCESMRFYPPVPSDTKSAVSDDLLPDGTVVKKGMRVSYHPYAMGRVEKVWGVDWAEFRPVRWLERKEDGEWSFVSRDSYTYPVFQAGPRICLGKDMAFLQMKTVVAGVLRQFKVVPVVEEGAQPVYISELSAKMKGGFPVRIEERAELGSC, via the coding sequence ATGGAATCCCTCAATTTCTCTGTTTCGCTCGCCTTATCCATCCTTCTTCCTTTACTTTTCTTGGCATTTACCATATTCAAGAACTCGAAGCCAACTTCCTCCAAACTTCCAAGATCATACCCCATATTTGGTTCATTTTTCACATTCTTGAAAAACAAAGAAAGGTTTGTGCAATGGACGTCAGATTTAGTCTTAGCCACTCCGAATCTTACATATACGATCCAACGTGGTTTCGGCAGGAAAGTAGTTATCACGGCTAATGCCGCTAATGTGCAACACATTCTCAAGTCCAATTTCCAGAACTACAACAAAGGTCCCTTTCTCAGAAGCACTTTAAGGGACTTACTTGGAGATGGCATTTTTAATGCTGATGGTGAGAGCTGGAAGTTCCAGCGACAGGTTTCCAGCCACGAATTCAACACCAAATCCCTTCGTAAGTTTGTGGAAAATGTCGTGGACTCCGAACTTTCGGATCGATTGATACCTATCCTCAAGAAAGCTGCATCCGAGAGAACTGTTCTTGATTTTCAAGATATTCTTCAAAGGTTTGCTTTCGACAACATTTGCAAGATTGCTTTCGGGTATGATCCCAAATACTTGCTGCCATCTCTGCCGGAAGCTGAATTCGCAGTAGCATTCGAGAATGCTGTCAGACACTCAAGAAAAAGGTTCAATTCTTTCGTGCCCCTTCAATGGAAAATCAAAAGGGCTCTTAACATAGGGTCCGAAAAACAACTCAAGATTGCTGTCAAACAGGTTCGCGATTTTGCAAAAGAGCTAATAAGAGGGAAGAAGCCTGAACTGCAGGCAGAAAAGTCGCTTGAATCCGTTGACCTTTTATCGAGATTCTTGAGCTCTGGCCATTCGGATGAAAATTTTGTCGTAGATATAGTCATAAGTTTCATACTGGCAGGGAGGGACACAACTTCTGCTGCATTGACATGGTTTTTCTGGTTGCTTTCGAATCATCCCGAAGTGGAAAACCAGATATTGAAAGAGATTGAAGAGAAAGCAGAGGAACCATCGTATGAAGAAGTAAAGGACATGATTTACACCCACGCTGCACTTTGTGAAAGCATGAGGTTTTATCCACCAGTTCCTTCCGACACGAAGTCAGCGGTGAGTGATGATCTTTTGCCTGATGGGACGGTGGTGAAGAAGGGGATGAGAGTGTCCTATCATCCCTACGCAATGGGGCGAGTGGAGAAGGTGTGGGGTGTGGATTGGGCGGAGTTTCGCCCTGTGAGGTGGCTGGAAAGGAAGGAGGACGGAGAATGGAGTTTTGTGAGTCGGGACTCGTACACTTATCCAGTTTTTCAGGCTGGACCAAGAATTTGTCTTGGAAAGGACATGGCTTTCCTGCAGATGAAGACAGTGGTGGCTGGCGTTCTGCGGCAGTTTAAGGTGGTGCCGGTGGTGGAGGAAGGGGCGCAGCCAGTGTACATATCAGAATTGTCGGCCAAGATGAAGGGTGGCTTTCCGGTGAGGATTGAGGAGAGGGCTGAGTTGGGGTCTTGTTAA
- the LOC142522707 gene encoding iron-sulfur protein required for NADH dehydrogenase, mitochondrial, translated as MSSWRSTAQYHLNYFWHHRRSWSATSIDWSRSDFIAGNLAKPMNRLSRNFTLGGIRGFAVLGAKGSHLQSLKIEGIKDIIAVASGKGGVGKSTTAVNLAVSLAHKCQLKVGLLDADVYGPSIPTMMKLHGKPEVSADKKMIPIENYGVKCISMGSLVAEGEAIVWRGPMVMKALEQMTRGVDWGILDILVVDMPPGTGDAQISISQRLQLSGSLIVSTPQDVALIDARRGVRMFSKVNVPILGIVENMSYFQCPNCSEPHYIFGKGGARKTAHEMGLKFLGEIPLEMGIRSGSDDGVPVVISDPNSSTSQAYDDVAQKIVSRLEELTKEPFLQPEINI; from the exons ATGTCTTCTTGGCGATCGACAGCCCAATATCATTTGAACTATTTCTGGCATCATCGGCGATCTTGGTCCGCCACCTCTATAGATTGGAGCCGTTCGGATTTTATTGCAGGAAATTTAGCAAAACCCATGAACCGATTATCAAGAAACTTTACT CTCGGGGGCATCAGGGGTTTTGCTGTTCTAGGTGCAAAAGGATCCCATTTACAGAGTCTGAAGATTGAAGGGATTAAAGACATTATAGCTGTCGCTTCTGGCAAAGGCGGCGTTGGAAAGTCCACCACCGCTG TTAATTTGGCCGTTTCGCTAGCGCACAAGTGTCAGCTTAAAGTCGGGCTGCTGGATGCCGATGTTTATGGACCGTCAATTCCGACAATGATGAAACTCCATGGAAAGCCTGAAGTGAGTGCAG ATAAGAAAATGATCCCAATTGAAAACTACGGGGTCAAATGCATATCAATGGGATCTCTTGTGGCTGAAGGGGAAGCAATTGTGTGGAGAGGTCCTATG GTCATGAAAGCACTGGAACAGATGACAAGGGGAGTTGATTGGGGGATCCTCGATATTCTTGTGGTGGATATGCCCCCTGGCACCGGTGATGCCCAGATATCCATCTCCCAGAGATTGCAATTATCAG GATCACTAATTGTTTCAACGCCACAAGATGTTGCATTAATTGATGCTCGAAGAGGTGTTAGAATGTTCTCCAAAGTCAATGTGCCG ATTTTAGGAATTGTAGAGAACATGAGCTACTTTCAATGTCCCAACTGCAGTGAACCTCACTATATTTTCGGCAAGGGTGGGGCTCGAAAGACGGCACATGAAATGGGTTTGAAGTTTCTTGGTGAG ATACCATTGGAGATGGGAATCAGAAGCGGTTCCGATGATGGTGTCCCTGTTGTGATATCCGATCCCAATTCTTCCACATCCCAAGCCTATGATGATGTGGCTCAGAAAATTGTCAGCAGACTCGAAGAACTGACCAAAGAGCCATTCTTGCAACCGGAGATTAACATATAA
- the LOC142522717 gene encoding uncharacterized protein LOC142522717: MHNHVTLSLNTSYVPFSSHPKTLQNPRLNPTSRGEGFGFYCHSFSKCKGFRIPVHKWRRPSYLSYGNGSVEDETIIGFGVKEIDVATLGNLCVDIVLNVPKLPPKPLDERKAYMEELSNLSPDKRYWEAGGNCNVAIAAARLGLQVVSIGHVGDEIYGRFLLDVLHDEGITMVDMNEQNDVIETLHAAYETLLCWVLVDPWQRHGFCSRADFSDEPAFSWMNDLSSGAKKAIRRSKIIFCNGYGFDELSPRLLMSALDYSVKVGTSIFFDPGPRGKSLAVGTPEEQMALDKYLRMSDVLLLTSEEAESLTGSDDPILAGQELLRKGIRTKWVIIKMGSKGSILITTSSISCSPAFKVNVIDTVGCGDSFVAAIAFGYIHGLPLICTLTIANAVGAATAMGCGAGRNVAKMKQVMEIAREFNLNEDDQFWEELLEEHRDAEEITLLTKMVVNGSNKWLKRASLQKACL; the protein is encoded by the exons ATGCATAATCACGTTACCCTATCTCTTAATACCAGTTATGTCCCTTTTTCTTCACACCCAAAAACCCTCCAGAACCCTAGATTAAATCCCACTTCGAGGGGGGAAGGTTTCGGTTTTTATTGTCATTCGTTTTCGAAATGCAAGGGATTTAGAATCCCGGTTCACAAATGGCGCCGTCCTAGTTACTTGAGCTACGGAAATGGTTCTGTCGAGGATGAGACGATTATAGGCTTTGGGGTGAAGGAAATTGATGTGGCTACGCTGGGGAATCTCTGTGTTGATATTGTGCTCAATGTCCCGAAATTGCCTCCAAAACCTTTGGATGAACGTAAAGCTTACATGGAAGAATTATCCAACTTGTCTCCTGATAAG CGATACTGGGAGGCTGGTGGCAATTGTAATGTGGCCATAGCTGCAGCTAGATTAGGTCTTCAAGTTGTTTCTATCGGCCATGTTGGTGATGAAATCTATGGTCGTTTCCTCTTAGATGTACTTCACGATGAAGGAATCACTATGGTTGATATGAATGAGCAGAATGATGTCATTGAGACTCTACATGCAGCATATGAAACTCTTCTATGCTGGGTCTTGGTGGACCCCTGGCAGAGGCATGGTTTTTGCAG TCGAGCAGATTTTAGTGACGAGCCTGCGTTTAGTTGGATGAACGATTTGTCCTCTGGAGCAAAGAAGGCTATAAGAAGGTCCAAGATCATTTTCTGCAACGGTTATGGGTTTGATGAGCTTTCCCCTCGACTGCTTATGTCTGCTTTGGATTATTCTGTTAAAGTGGGAACATCGATCTTTTTTGACCCCGGGCCACGAGGAAAGTCCCTTGCTGTTGGAACGCCTGAAGAACAAATGGCCCTTGATAAGTATTTAAGAATGAGTGATGTTCTTCTATTAACTTCTGAAGAG GCTGAATCATTGACTGGCTCAGATGACCCGATTTTAGCTGGACAGGAGTTGCTTCGGAAAGGAATTCGCACAAAGTGGGTGATAATAAAAATGGGCTCAAAGGGTTCAATACTAATCACCACTTCAAGTATATCTTGTTCTCCGGCATTCAAG GTGAATGTCATTGACACCGTTGGGTGTGGAGACAGTTTCGTGGCCGCTATTGCATTTGGGTACATTCACGGATTACCTTTGATATGTACATTGACAATTGCTAATGCAGTAGGTGCTGCAACTGCTATGGGTTGTGGTGCTGGCAGAAATGTTGCGAAAATGAAGCAAGTGATGGAAATCGCAAGGGAATTCAACCTCAACGAAGATGACCAGTTTTGGGAGGAATTGCTCGAGGAACATCGTGATGCAGAGGAAATAACATTACTCACGAAAATGGTCGTGAATGGAAGCAACAAATGGCTTAAACGCGCTTCCTTGCAGAAGGCTTGTCTGTGA